Proteins encoded together in one Rhizobium leguminosarum bv. trifolii WSM1325 window:
- a CDS encoding flavin-containing monooxygenase FMO (PFAM: flavin-containing monooxygenase FMO~KEGG: ret:RHE_PE00411 monooxygenase protein): MTRVAVIGAGPSGLAQLRAFQSAAQKGAEIPEIVCFEKQSDWGGLWNYTWRTGLDEYGEPVHGSMYRYLWSNGPKECLEFADYSFEEHFGKPIASYPPRAVLWDYIKGRVEKANVRHWVRFSTPVRMVRFDDQTKKFTVTAHNRVEDRMYDEEFDYVVVASGHFSTPNVPYFEGVKTFNGRVLHAHDFRDALEFKGKDILLVGRSYSAEDIGSQCWKYGAKSVTTSYRSKPMGFKWPENFEERPLLIKLENRTAHFLDGSTKEVDAVILCTGYQHHFPFLPDELRLKTANRLWADSLYKGVIFDKNPQLFYIGMQDQFYTFNMFDVQAWWARDVMMGRITLPPEEELKANFDMWRAREETLEDAEQMIWYQGDYVKELLAETDYPSFDIEGTNQTFMEWEHHKAHNIMGFRDHAYRSLMTGNMSPTHHTPWVEALDDSMEEYLRN, from the coding sequence ATGACAAGAGTAGCCGTCATTGGTGCCGGTCCTTCCGGACTGGCGCAGCTGCGCGCCTTTCAATCGGCCGCCCAAAAGGGCGCCGAGATCCCGGAGATCGTCTGCTTCGAAAAACAGTCGGACTGGGGCGGGCTCTGGAACTATACCTGGCGCACCGGCCTCGACGAATATGGCGAGCCGGTCCACGGCAGCATGTATCGTTACCTTTGGTCGAACGGACCGAAGGAATGCCTTGAATTCGCTGACTATTCCTTCGAGGAGCACTTCGGCAAGCCGATCGCCTCCTATCCGCCGCGCGCCGTGCTCTGGGACTACATCAAGGGCCGCGTCGAGAAGGCGAACGTCCGCCACTGGGTGCGCTTCAGCACGCCGGTACGCATGGTCCGCTTCGACGATCAGACGAAGAAGTTCACGGTGACGGCGCATAACCGCGTCGAGGACCGGATGTATGACGAGGAATTCGACTATGTCGTCGTGGCATCAGGTCATTTCTCGACGCCGAACGTGCCCTATTTCGAAGGCGTGAAGACCTTCAACGGCCGCGTGCTGCATGCCCACGACTTCCGTGACGCGCTGGAGTTCAAGGGCAAGGACATCCTGCTCGTCGGACGCAGCTATTCGGCCGAGGACATCGGCTCGCAATGCTGGAAATACGGCGCGAAATCGGTGACGACGAGCTATCGCTCGAAGCCGATGGGCTTCAAATGGCCGGAGAATTTCGAGGAGCGGCCATTGCTGATCAAGCTCGAAAACCGCACCGCACATTTCCTCGACGGCTCGACCAAGGAGGTCGATGCGGTGATCCTCTGCACCGGATACCAGCACCACTTCCCATTCCTGCCCGACGAACTCCGGCTGAAGACCGCCAACCGCCTCTGGGCTGACAGCCTCTACAAGGGGGTGATCTTCGACAAGAACCCGCAGCTTTTCTATATCGGCATGCAGGACCAGTTCTATACCTTCAACATGTTCGACGTGCAGGCCTGGTGGGCACGCGACGTGATGATGGGCCGCATCACGCTGCCGCCGGAAGAGGAGCTGAAAGCCAATTTCGACATGTGGCGCGCCCGCGAGGAAACACTCGAGGATGCCGAGCAGATGATCTGGTATCAGGGCGACTATGTGAAGGAACTGCTTGCCGAAACCGATTATCCCTCCTTCGACATCGAGGGCACCAACCAGACCTTCATGGAGTGGGAACATCACAAGGCTCACAACATCATGGGCTTTCGCGATCATGCCTACCGATCGCTGATGACCGGCAACATGTCGCCGACGCACCACACCCCCTGGGTCGAGGCGCTCGACGATTCCATGGAGGAATATCTACGCAACTGA
- a CDS encoding methyl-accepting chemotaxis sensory transducer with Pas/Pac sensor (TIGRFAM: PAS sensor protein~PFAM: PAS fold-3 domain protein~KEGG: ret:RHE_PE00410 putative chemotaxis protein), with product MDFQTSILGRMSGFLYRCRADENYTMLEMTNGIERIFGYPVDEIVGNRTRTFTSIMYEEDVPLMDEIVGRALEKRTDWTMEYRIRHAMGHLIWVTETGGGIWNEKGELLYLEGSIINIESLYQRIDEQTSGMRVTASKTNEILQSLRYLKLLAVNAGIEAARAGTAGSGFAVLAAEMRTLANSSEEAARAISNAQRKAEG from the coding sequence ATGGATTTTCAAACGAGCATTCTCGGGCGCATGAGCGGTTTTCTCTACCGCTGCCGAGCCGATGAAAACTACACGATGCTTGAGATGACCAACGGCATCGAGCGCATCTTCGGTTATCCCGTCGATGAAATCGTCGGCAACCGCACGCGAACCTTCACCTCGATCATGTACGAGGAAGACGTGCCTTTGATGGATGAGATCGTCGGACGGGCGCTGGAGAAGCGCACGGACTGGACGATGGAGTATCGCATCCGCCACGCCATGGGGCATCTCATCTGGGTCACCGAGACAGGCGGCGGTATCTGGAACGAGAAGGGCGAGCTTCTCTATCTCGAAGGCAGCATCATCAACATCGAATCGCTCTATCAGCGAATCGATGAACAGACCTCCGGCATGCGCGTCACCGCCTCGAAGACCAATGAGATCCTGCAATCGCTGCGTTACCTGAAGCTGCTCGCCGTCAATGCCGGCATCGAGGCCGCCCGCGCCGGCACGGCCGGATCGGGCTTTGCCGTGCTGGCCGCAGAAATGCGCACGCTCGCCAACTCCTCGGAAGAGGCCGCACGCGCCATTTCCAACGCACAACGCAAGGCGGAAGGCTGA
- a CDS encoding septum site-determining protein MinC (TIGRFAM: septum site-determining protein MinC~PFAM: Septum formation inhibitor MinC~KEGG: ret:RHE_PE00409 septum formation inhibitor): protein MTKVLTDARSIRIKGRSFLAVMLSPDLPIDDWLIRLDDLAARSAGFFLGRPVVLDLTDLQIDRPQLKDLIAELAKRNVSIMGIEGARPSILGSGMPPALKGGRSVSDIEVQAKEPADLPGKPAAAEARPAMQSIVIREPVRSGQSVIFPEGDVTVIGSVASGAEVIAGGSVHIYGALRGRAMAGSIGNASARIFCRKLEAELVAIDGIYKMAEDMAANLRGQAVQLWLEDDAIMAEKLI from the coding sequence ATGACCAAAGTGCTAACAGACGCTCGCTCTATCCGCATCAAGGGCCGCTCTTTCCTCGCGGTCATGCTGTCTCCGGATCTTCCCATCGATGATTGGTTGATCCGGCTGGACGATTTGGCCGCGCGTTCGGCCGGCTTCTTCCTCGGACGGCCTGTCGTGCTCGATCTGACGGACCTGCAAATCGACCGGCCACAGCTGAAGGACCTGATTGCCGAACTTGCCAAGCGCAATGTCAGCATCATGGGCATCGAGGGCGCGCGGCCTTCGATCCTCGGATCCGGCATGCCGCCGGCACTCAAAGGCGGTCGGTCGGTCTCCGACATCGAAGTTCAGGCAAAGGAGCCTGCCGATCTACCCGGCAAACCGGCAGCGGCGGAGGCCCGCCCGGCCATGCAATCGATCGTCATCCGGGAACCGGTGCGCTCGGGGCAATCGGTGATCTTTCCGGAAGGCGACGTCACCGTCATCGGATCGGTCGCCTCGGGTGCCGAGGTCATCGCCGGCGGGTCCGTCCATATCTATGGCGCCTTGCGTGGCCGAGCCATGGCGGGATCCATCGGAAACGCATCGGCGCGGATCTTTTGCCGCAAGCTCGAGGCCGAGCTGGTTGCAATCGACGGCATCTACAAAATGGCGGAAGACATGGCCGCCAATCTTCGCGGACAGGCTGTTCAGCTCTGGCTCGAAGACGACGCGATCATGGCAGAGAAACTGATCTGA
- a CDS encoding septum site-determining protein MinD (TIGRFAM: septum site-determining protein MinD~PFAM: Cobyrinic acid ac-diamide synthase~KEGG: ret:RHE_PE00408 cell division inhibitor MinD protein), which yields MMGKVIVVTSGKGGVGKTTSTAALGAALAQRNEKVVVVDFDVGLRNLDLVMGAERRVVYDLINVIQGDAKLTQALIRDKRLETLFLLPASQTRDKDNLTAEGVERVINDLKRYFDWIICDSPAGIERGATLAMRHADVAVVVTNPEVSSVRDSDRIIGLLDAKTAKAERGERMEKHLLLTRYDANRAERGDMLKVDDVLEILSIPLLGIIPESMDVLRASNIGAPVTLADSRSAAAMAYFDAARRLAGEVVPIAIPEEKRNIFGKIFGRRAA from the coding sequence ATGATGGGGAAAGTGATCGTCGTCACGTCAGGCAAGGGCGGGGTTGGCAAGACAACCTCGACCGCCGCATTGGGAGCGGCGCTGGCGCAACGCAATGAGAAGGTCGTCGTCGTCGATTTCGACGTGGGCTTACGCAATCTCGACCTCGTCATGGGCGCCGAGCGCCGGGTCGTCTATGACCTGATCAATGTCATCCAGGGCGACGCCAAGCTTACCCAGGCGCTGATCCGCGACAAGCGGCTGGAAACGCTGTTCCTGCTGCCGGCCTCGCAGACGCGGGACAAGGACAATCTGACGGCCGAGGGCGTCGAGCGCGTCATCAACGACCTGAAGCGTTATTTCGACTGGATCATCTGCGACAGCCCCGCCGGGATCGAGCGCGGCGCGACGCTCGCCATGCGCCACGCCGATGTTGCCGTGGTCGTCACCAATCCTGAGGTCTCTTCGGTGCGCGATTCGGATCGCATCATCGGCCTGCTCGATGCCAAGACCGCCAAGGCCGAACGCGGCGAGCGGATGGAAAAGCACCTGCTGCTCACCCGCTATGACGCCAACCGCGCCGAACGCGGCGACATGCTCAAGGTCGACGACGTCCTGGAGATCCTGTCCATCCCGCTGCTCGGCATCATACCCGAAAGCATGGATGTTCTGCGGGCATCCAATATCGGGGCGCCGGTCACGCTGGCAGACAGCCGCAGCGCGGCTGCGATGGCCTATTTCGATGCCGCTCGTCGGCTCGCCGGCGAAGTTGTGCCGATCGCCATCCCAGAGGAAAAGAGGAACATTTTCGGCAAGATCTTCGGACGGAGGGCAGCATGA
- a CDS encoding cell division topological specificity factor MinE (TIGRFAM: cell division topological specificity factor MinE~PFAM: Septum formation topological specificity factor MinE~KEGG: ret:RHE_PE00407 cell division topological specificity factor MinE), protein MNIFRLFNKQRTAPAARERLQVLLAHERSSAGSDLVSLLREEILAVIAKHVQLDHDKVQVTIDRNEYVSTLEIDVEIPLNAAVQAA, encoded by the coding sequence ATGAATATTTTCCGTCTATTCAACAAGCAGAGAACCGCACCGGCCGCCCGCGAACGGCTGCAGGTCCTTCTCGCTCATGAACGTTCCTCGGCGGGGTCGGACCTGGTCTCCCTGCTGCGCGAGGAAATCCTGGCGGTGATCGCAAAGCATGTGCAGCTCGACCACGACAAGGTGCAGGTGACGATCGATCGCAACGAATACGTCTCGACCCTTGAGATCGACGTCGAAATCCCGCTGAACGCAGCCGTTCAGGCTGCTTGA
- a CDS encoding conserved hypothetical protein (KEGG: hypothetical protein) has protein sequence MKNAKNNELSDRRSAAAEAKAALLNAYRSAKDSAEPTRLAKQAERQAIAAAREERRAQRERVKLEELERAQAAEAERQAAAEAAARADADAREAADKERIARVIADEAARKAERDLRYANRKARKS, from the coding sequence TTGAAAAACGCCAAAAACAACGAGCTTTCCGATCGCCGCAGCGCCGCTGCCGAAGCCAAGGCGGCTCTCCTCAATGCGTATCGTAGCGCCAAGGATTCAGCCGAACCGACAAGGCTGGCAAAGCAGGCGGAGCGTCAAGCCATTGCCGCGGCCAGGGAAGAACGTCGCGCTCAGCGAGAACGGGTCAAGCTCGAGGAACTGGAGCGGGCTCAGGCCGCCGAGGCCGAACGTCAGGCTGCCGCCGAGGCCGCAGCACGCGCCGATGCCGACGCGCGCGAAGCAGCTGATAAAGAGCGGATCGCCCGCGTGATTGCCGACGAAGCCGCCCGAAAGGCCGAACGCGACCTGCGTTACGCCAATCGCAAAGCCAGGAAGTCCTGA
- a CDS encoding conserved hypothetical protein (KEGG: hypothetical protein~SNP /replace=C), whose translation MTESHSKSRKQAEIAFGNAQSQFLARSRAVEEIDSTIRAREEKTLRLREAREAKELQDRLTGGTAPSAKRKKKI comes from the coding sequence ATGACAGAGTCACACAGCAAATCACGCAAGCAGGCGGAGATTGCCTTCGGAAACGCGCAATCGCAGTTCCTGGCGCGAAGCCGCGCGGTCGAAGAGATCGATTCGACCATACGTGCCCGCGAGGAAAAAACCTTGCGGTTACGCGAAGCGCGTGAAGCCAAGGAATTGCAGGATCGCTTGACAGGGGGTACTGCTCCCAGCGCGAAGCGAAAAAAGAAAATCTGA
- a CDS encoding cold-shock DNA-binding domain protein (PFAM: Cold-shock protein DNA-binding~SMART: Cold shock protein~KEGG: cold shock protein; K03704 cold shock protein (beta-ribbon, CspA family)), translated as MTTGTVKWFNSTKGFGFIQPDDGGADAFVHISAVERAGMREIVEGQKIGYELERDNKSGKMSACNLQAA; from the coding sequence ATGACCACTGGCACAGTTAAATGGTTCAATTCCACCAAGGGCTTCGGCTTCATTCAGCCTGATGACGGCGGCGCTGACGCCTTCGTCCACATCTCTGCCGTCGAGCGTGCTGGAATGCGCGAAATCGTCGAAGGCCAGAAGATCGGCTACGAGCTTGAGCGCGATAACAAGTCGGGCAAAATGTCCGCTTGCAATCTCCAAGCCGCTTAA
- a CDS encoding glycine cleavage T protein (aminomethyl transferase) (PFAM: glycine cleavage T protein (aminomethyl transferase); Glycine cleavage T-protein barrel~KEGG: ret:RHE_PE00406 aminomethyltransferase protein) encodes MRELHPAMTGLRPAAPSLVHYPGISTLPEGTERYRAKGGGSVVVRVEPGDGVIVIDSEGGQVCEISFLDEKGRFLAAGLGTAFSNSADGLKAILQAEDEGAARTRAALQRRGADLAKAGALSIFGSGSTPGSRAEFTISMKGLLIVAAPASAMSPEAQDTATPIEIRIKRSLLIRDYASALPEPAADPVEDIRIRAATAAAYFVRAGEFIQIIDVYGRQCTDFQAFAARKVDKGLDLALDSTVTRTLLGRSYPMPGLPSKAFDRDFEPLVEIVQDTVGRHDAFATACNSRYYDDMGYPGHVNCTDNFNAVLAPYGIAGRKGWEALNYFYNTNIDHNNQLYLDEPWSRPGDYVLMRALTDLVCVSSSCPDDIDAANGWDPTDIHVRTFSGKEKFSRAVAYRMTPDADAELTRETAFHPRLSALTRDYTEYRGYWLPNRFSSEGPVEEYWACRERAAVIDLSPLRKFEVTGPDAEELLQYCLTRDVRKLSTGQVVYSAMCYENGGMIDDGTLFRLGDKNFRWIGGDDFSGIWLRQQAEKKGFKAWVRSSTDQMHNIALQGPKSRDILKEIIWTAPRQPTIGELEWFRFTVGRIGGFEGAPIVVSRTGYTGELGYEIFCHPKDALTVFDAVWEAGQPHGLKPMGLEALDMVRIEAGLIFAHHEFTDQTDPFEAGIGFTVPLKSKQDDFIGREALIRRKEHPRHLLVGLDIKSNEAVGHGDCIHIGRAQVGVVTSATRSPVLGKTIALARIDVMHANPGTEVEVGKLDGHQKRLPATIVPLSHYDPQKTLPRS; translated from the coding sequence ATCCTGCTATGACGGGCCTGCGGCCGGCCGCTCCGAGCCTCGTGCACTATCCCGGCATTTCCACCTTGCCGGAAGGAACCGAGCGCTACAGGGCAAAGGGCGGCGGATCGGTCGTTGTGCGCGTCGAGCCGGGCGATGGCGTCATCGTCATCGACAGCGAGGGCGGACAGGTCTGCGAAATCTCCTTCCTCGACGAGAAAGGGCGGTTCCTGGCGGCCGGTCTCGGAACGGCATTCAGCAATTCAGCCGATGGTTTGAAGGCCATTCTTCAAGCGGAGGATGAGGGTGCTGCCCGCACGCGTGCGGCGCTTCAGCGTCGCGGCGCCGATCTTGCAAAGGCCGGCGCGCTCAGCATTTTCGGGTCGGGATCGACCCCGGGCAGCAGGGCGGAATTCACGATTTCCATGAAGGGCCTGCTGATCGTCGCAGCACCGGCCAGCGCCATGTCGCCGGAGGCGCAGGATACAGCGACGCCGATCGAGATCAGGATCAAGCGCAGCCTGCTGATCCGCGATTATGCCTCCGCTTTGCCGGAACCGGCCGCCGATCCGGTCGAGGATATTCGCATCCGGGCGGCGACCGCGGCGGCCTATTTCGTGCGTGCCGGCGAATTCATCCAGATCATCGACGTCTATGGACGCCAGTGCACCGATTTTCAGGCGTTTGCCGCCCGCAAGGTCGACAAGGGTCTCGACCTCGCGCTCGATTCCACCGTCACCCGCACGCTGCTCGGCCGCAGCTATCCGATGCCGGGTCTCCCTTCGAAGGCCTTCGACCGCGACTTCGAGCCGCTGGTCGAAATCGTCCAGGATACGGTCGGCCGTCACGACGCTTTCGCGACCGCCTGCAATTCGCGCTACTACGACGACATGGGTTATCCCGGCCACGTCAACTGCACGGACAATTTCAATGCGGTGCTGGCGCCTTACGGCATTGCCGGCCGCAAGGGCTGGGAAGCGCTGAACTATTTCTACAACACCAATATCGACCACAATAACCAGCTCTATCTCGACGAGCCCTGGTCGCGTCCCGGCGATTATGTGCTGATGCGGGCGCTGACCGATCTCGTCTGCGTCTCCTCGTCCTGCCCTGACGATATCGACGCTGCGAACGGCTGGGATCCGACGGATATCCACGTCCGCACCTTTTCCGGAAAAGAGAAATTCTCACGAGCGGTGGCCTATCGCATGACCCCAGATGCCGACGCCGAACTGACGCGCGAAACCGCCTTCCATCCCCGCCTCTCCGCCTTGACACGTGACTACACCGAATATCGCGGCTACTGGCTGCCGAACCGCTTTTCCAGCGAAGGGCCGGTCGAGGAATACTGGGCCTGCCGCGAGCGCGCCGCCGTCATCGATCTCTCGCCCTTGCGGAAATTCGAGGTGACGGGGCCGGATGCCGAGGAACTGCTGCAATATTGCCTGACGCGTGACGTGCGCAAACTGTCGACCGGCCAGGTCGTCTATTCCGCCATGTGCTACGAAAACGGCGGCATGATCGATGACGGCACCCTGTTCCGGCTCGGCGACAAGAACTTCCGCTGGATAGGCGGTGATGATTTCAGCGGCATATGGCTGCGCCAGCAGGCGGAGAAGAAGGGCTTCAAGGCCTGGGTCCGCTCTTCGACCGACCAGATGCACAATATCGCCCTGCAGGGGCCGAAGAGCCGCGATATCCTGAAGGAGATCATCTGGACGGCGCCGCGCCAGCCGACGATCGGCGAACTCGAATGGTTCCGCTTCACCGTCGGCCGCATCGGCGGCTTCGAGGGTGCGCCGATCGTCGTCTCGCGCACCGGTTACACCGGCGAACTCGGCTACGAGATCTTCTGCCATCCGAAGGATGCGCTGACGGTGTTCGACGCCGTCTGGGAGGCCGGCCAGCCGCACGGGTTGAAGCCGATGGGATTGGAAGCGCTGGACATGGTCCGCATCGAGGCGGGCCTGATCTTCGCCCATCACGAATTCACCGACCAGACCGATCCGTTCGAGGCCGGGATCGGCTTCACGGTGCCGCTGAAATCCAAACAGGACGATTTCATCGGCCGCGAGGCGCTGATCCGGCGCAAGGAGCATCCGCGCCATCTGCTCGTCGGCCTCGACATCAAGTCCAACGAGGCCGTCGGCCATGGCGATTGCATTCATATCGGCCGGGCGCAGGTGGGCGTCGTCACCAGCGCCACGCGCTCGCCGGTCCTCGGCAAGACGATCGCGCTCGCCCGCATCGATGTGATGCATGCAAACCCGGGCACCGAGGTCGAGGTCGGCAAGCTCGACGGCCACCAGAAGCGCCTGCCGGCGACGATCGTGCCGCTTTCGCATTACGATCCGCAGAAGACGCTGCCGCGCTCGTAA